Genomic window (Takifugu rubripes chromosome 1, fTakRub1.2, whole genome shotgun sequence):
ttatttacttatttattttttatgctaactgtaaatacacacacacacacacagagaagtgACAGAGATCATAATCATAAAATTGCACAAATGGACATTAAATGACTGTCACCAACTTAAAACATTTGAATTAAATGATTTAATAACTGCAACATGCAGCACAATCAAAGCTATCAAAAGTAGTAGTTTTAGTTGCACAGATAATGTGACTTATTAAACTAAAAAGGAGTTTAAAGAGAAAATACAAAGACTTTTCTTATAATTGTATCAAAACATCTCAAAGCATTATTTCTAATGATCATATTTTTTATagaatgtgattttatttttataagaTGTTTTGTATAGTAATCATAATGGCatctttgtaaaaaaacaaaaaaatgtcacATTGATGCTAAAGGTTTACTGATTGTGAAAATGACAGATTAAAAATTGTTAGTGGATCTTTGGCTTAAAAATGACGAGACAGGCTCAAAAATATAGCCAGGCTATTTTATGTCTGTGTTCCGTACGCGAGTACGACTCAGCAGATCATATCTGGGAAAAAGACCGCGTTTGATCCTGTGACATtactcctgtctccctcctgcttTCAGTTTGGATCTAACAGGATGAATATTGATGCAGCAGTTGGAACATGAAATATGTTGGATGCGTTGCAGCATCATGCGGCATCCCATCGGCATGGCGCTCTCTGCGGGAGGCCTTGTCCATCAGAGCCTGCACCGTGATGCTGACCTTTGTCAGGACCTTCCCCTCCAGGATGTGATGAGGAAGACACAGTTTGTTCTGAAAGGCCAGAGTCAcagggaaggaaggatggattaGAACCATGCAAATGGAACACAAATGAAGGAGAAGACAAGCGCAATGCACGTAGAGATGGTGATTAGACAATGATTTACACACACTTAAAAACTAGAACATATatggaaaattaaaatgaacataGCAGAGGGATGAAAGGAACAGGCACAAATATCATATGTGCAAATACACCTGAAACTGAGGGTCGGTAGTGCCAGagtgctgcagacagacaggcatacagacagacagacaggcaggcaggcaggcaggcaggcaggcaggcagacagacagacagacagacagacaggcaggcaggcagacagacagacagacagacaggcaggcaggcaggcaggcaggcaggcagacagacagaggcaggcaggcaggtagacagactgactgactatGAAGTGGTGTAGAGAGGAGGTGTACATGTATTTAGAGATATCTAATTTAGCTGTTGGGACAGTCTGGAACTGTCTCCTGTTGTAAACTCCAAAGTCACTAAAGCTCCTAAAGAGCTGTTTCAGTTCCGTGACAACAGGCTGTAACTGATGACCCATGAATTCTGTTTTCTCTTAGAATTTATTTGATTGTCTGAAACAGGTAACAATAAAAGCAAGTAACAAGTGATGAGAAATGACAGTATTTTGGCCACATACCTTACTCATGAACCACTAAAAGTAAATTTTATTCCACATTAATAATGgcataaaagctttttttattcaatattttattcattatgAAAATCCTGCTCACACTTACAATTGAGTGACATCAGCAACTAAATCATCCTTATGAATCATTAATATGCAAACTGTCCATAAACTACAACATAGCATCATATGATCACTGGTGGACCAACTGAGAGGTGGATTCATTTAAACTATGCAGGATTCTTGATATCACAAACACCCACTGCATTTATTTGTGAATAATTTCAAGTGGGCGACCAGTAAAACACCAGTGTGTATAAATCCAGTCAGGTGTGTGACTGGAACAGAACAATTATTTGTTTAAGTTTACTGTTCCCAGTTTGTCATTGGCCCTAAAGTTCCCACAAATATGTCATCAAATCTGTCTGTAGcttaacaaataaataaatttgttAAGTTGTGAAACAAATAAAGTAAATTAATTTCTCAAAAAAACATAGATGTTTAAATCACTTCATTTAGCTCCTAACCACCAATAAATCCCATAAAATGTGGTCGTACAGTTTCATAGTGGTTGTGAAtagataataacaataattaaaaacagcttACTACTACTTTTACATCAATAACAGTAACATCACTGTAAGCTGATGGAACATCCAGGTTACACTCAGCTCCATCAAGTTAGCAGTCATCGTTTCCACACTGTTCTTAGTTAATGTAAAGAATTTATAAATGATGTAACTATTTATGAAAATGTTCAACTAATAAGCAGAACCAAGCTGCAGATTTTTGGACTGTTTGGTACAAAAGTGCAACGACAACAACTTTGCAGTACTAAATGAATAGTGCTCATGTATAGAAAAAAAATGGCataaataattcattaaataaataattaaaattcaAAGGAAACCATTAGGTTACCAACAAGGTCATAGAAAAATGAataaggattttaaaaaagaataattttTCCTCTCCTGAATAGAATGTGTCTTGATATAGATCTGTTAAAGTCTTACTTAAGtctagtaatagtaataatagtctAGTAATAgtattatatatatgtatatgtatgtatatatatattattatagaGCAACTGTAACAATATCATTAAACAGTAACCTTTAATATTACTTTAACcttaaagtaataaataaacaataattcAATATaatacaattttaaaataaataacattctCCAGTTACTTGCAGTCCCACTATGTTATTCCTTCTTAGGTGGTCCAGCTCAGTTTTGATCTGCAGTTGTCTCCAGGTTCCCCTGAAGTCATAACAGAGCCATAAAGCACACCACTGCATTGACTTTCCAAGTCATGTGGAAAACAACGTTAATCCTCATTACTGCCGCTGGACGTGGCGGCTGCGGACCAGAGGAAGGAACCTCTGGTCGAAACACAACCAGCACGTTCTCTGGATCAGTCCTGTACTGGTGAGGGTGCAGAATACAACAAATTATTACTCGTGCCAAGTGCAAAGTCATTGTCCTCCTGCCTCATTCAGGCTGAAATCGGCACAGCCGTAATATTTTGTAACTGTAATATTTTGGCTGCAGTGGGTCATTAAATGACTCTGTAACTGGACCTTGACGGGCATAAAATGGATGGAGAGTCTCATTTGAGATACAGGCAGACCTTTTTGTATTTCTGTCGTGAAACATGAATACAACACTGAATTTCATAGGAATTTTGtcaattaaaatgtgtttgtttggtgttttcaatagaataaaaatgcagcaaaaccaGAAAGAGAAGCCTGTGAGCAAGAGGGCTGAACTGCAAGATGGTAACCGGGTAAACTTCTGCAACTGTTATGTAAGCTCGATCCAGCTGTAGGCCAAgaagagcaggaccaggcaaaGGATGTGAAGCAGACTGGAGCTAACAAGATCCCAGACCTGCCACACAGGAAATGGAGTTTGAGTGGCAACGGTCACTGTCGATGGAGCACCCGGCGCCCACCTGCAGGAAGATGGGTTAAAAGCCTCTTTCCGTTTCCTGTCCAGCGGGGTCGTTTCCAAGGAAACGAGTACCTGAACTGTGGTGCAAACCGGCTGTAGGCGACACTGGATGATGTCGTAAGGTGAACAAAGGGAAGACTGATATCCCAAAAGAGAGGAGTGGAAAatagaggagagggaaaagagagaaaacgaAGAACAAGGTAAGAAAGTTGGAAGATTTTTTAAAGATACATAAGGAAAATTCAAAACtaaaggaaaaagaaatttGGCATTAAAAAAGGTTGTGTttcagacagaaaatgaaaaagttaAAAATATGTAGGATAAGACCGTACAGGTGCAGGTACAGATCTAGACTAAAGGTCACAACAATGGACTGATCTCAGGGTGCAAAGCTGGGAAACATGCCACTGCAGGAGCAGGAATGCTTACTGGGATGATCAGgcacaggttaaaaaaaaacacttgttcCTACCAGTAAGCAGACTTTGATGAGGAAATGAGGCAGCTGATGTGAAAGCCATTGTcagcagcacatcacagcagaaaGCTAGCCCAGACAATGTTGGCACAACAGTGGAGAGACACTTCTGCTGGTTAGCCTGCTGAAGCACGGACAGTAAGACATCGAAGCAGACAACCCGCAGGCTGCACACAGACGCCAAGCAAAGATGGAGGAGGCGGTCAATATAAATATTCTGGACTTTGTGGTTGCTTGTGTTATAAGGCTGCATTAACAATTTCAGACAGCTAGGTTGGCAAACCATTGCAGCCACTGACTCCACGTGTATTACCAAATAGTGAGTTTCCTCTCTAGAAATCCTTCATCAGGCCAGCTGACTTCAATAGTTTGCTGCTCTTTCTGTTTCGACTAAAAGAATGAGGCCCCAAATAGAGCAGATAAATTACACTAGTCCTGTTGATAAATCGTGTTATTGACATGAGTTTATTGGAGGAAACTGGAAACAGAATACTGGGAGATTTGGATCTATCTCACAGGCTGAAAAGAAAGGTGCAGTTGAATTATGTTCAACTGGGGGTCGAGTGCTTGTCCTCTTCATTATTTTGGAATAGTTTTGATGTTAATTCTGTTACTTCTCTGTTCTTGATAGCAAGTATTCACAGTAAAAGAGCCCGATAAACGATAAACAGACCCAAAATACTGTGGGCTCCACTTGTGAAGGAGAAAGCAGAAGCCCACAGGCAGCAGTGACAGAAGTGAGGATGAATGCTCAGCTAAAAAGCACCATAACCAAAGGAGAAAACATAAACTTAAACCACAAACGCATGAAAAGGTTCCTTGAAGAGAGATCTATTTGTGGCTATAGCAGCACAGGTGCAGCTTTGACTCTCTTTAAAAGGCCTCTAGATCTTTTAAGAAAGCAAACAGGACTTTAAAAAGGAAGGAACATTATGTCAATTCCCATTACCCACATTTCCAAACAGCCCAGCGCACCAGAGAGGGACAAGATTCAGCACCGCCTGCTATTAGATTGTAGCAAATAACACATTTGTTGAATCTAAGAAAAGTGTTCCATTGTCCTGTGTTAAAACTGAACCAAGCTGAATTGTGCAAATGGAGCTTCCTATGGTTGAATATTGAATAAAAGTAGGAACAAAATGTGTCACCGTTACTGAAGGAGACACACTCCAAAGTTGCAAagtcaaaacattttttttttcattgaacTGCACAAAAACAATCATTATATTTGTTCTGCAAGGTTTGTGAGGcaacaaaaaagagaagaacGGCAGAAATAGTCACGGTATCTTGCTGCACTTCTATTTGGTTCCCTTCTGTGCTCTTCCCTCAGCAGAGTCTCCAGTTCATTTCTGCTAAATCTGTTACTAACAGCTTAGTCGATGGCAAAATGGCTGCGTTAGCTGCTCAAAGAGCTAATTGTCATCACGTCCCAGACTCACAAAAGTTCACTGAGGTGAATATCAGAggtgaaaacagacaagaaaaagGTCCCCAGTTGTCAGAAGAAACAAACTGTGGGAACACTGAAATAACAGGACAGATGGCGGTCTTACCTCTGGGACTCCCTGTTTCCTGCAGGCCTCCAGGAAGTTCTCCACATTTCTCCGACACTTGGCCATGCCGAGTTTGGGCTGGAAACAGAGACAGTCTGTAAAAATGGAAGCATGGGGGGGCATTCATTGccacacagacaggaggagaccTACTGCTGCTGGCGAGGGAACATGGATGCCGGCAACTGAACACGGGTGAAGGTGATTGGCGAGGTGGCAGAGCACAACCCCATCCATCAGAAACGGTCCCAGGTCCTCAGGCAGGATGAGCTTCAGTCGGCTCTCGATGCTCTGAGGGGGATCAAAATCAAGTCGGTACCAAAGCCGTGCCGTTAATCAACAGAACACATTTTATAATGTTAAagtagaagaaaaacagtctgGATTTCATTGCTGTGTCCGAATGATATTGAATAATTGTGAGAATGAAGCCCAGTATAAAAGAGTCGAAACGTGGTGTGACAGAGAAAACGCGGCTTGTCATACATGTCGCAGCTGCTCCATGAGCGCCAGCTCCTCGCGCAGCTGTTCCATCTTTCTTCTCATTGTGAACTGAGGGTCAGCAGACTCCACACTCCTGTGGCTCCCgaggaacactgacacacagcaaCAAGGCCCACGGCGTTACACAGGGACGGCTTCGCCACAGTAACGCGACACTGATCTCTAAAATAAATCCTCCTAAATTCTAAATTCTCACAACAAGCACTGTGCAggcattttttctttctttcatctatAGCAGGAAGGCTCAGAGGAGGTGCGACATGAAACCTGAGGTGAGCAGAATGGAGGAATGATGAAAACCTTTACTCACTTGCCACAGGGTTATTTGAAAGAGGTGCCAGTGAAAGACAGAACGAGAGCAGGCAAATGGCAGCATCACTTTATGATGCTAAAACGAGCCTGGCGGCCGAGGCTCTTGACTTTTTAATATGAAGTTACAGGAAATGCAGTCAGAAAAAGTCTGAGCCATTTTTCACATCAAACCCTTAAATGTTTTAAGGATGTAGATGATTTTAAATTATGATCGATAAGTAAATAAAAGATCTGATACCAGTCAAGATCAATCACATAAAAAAGTCAACATTGAAATAGTCAAATCAAATATCATCTCAGAGAGgccatttaaaaatatacatgTGCCTAACTCTGCTAAGTGACAATATTCCTTCTTATTCACTCACCTGACCGTTGCTTCAGTCCAAACACTGGGCTGCAGCGGGACTGAGGGCCACTTCCTGGAGAACTGTCCAGTTGCTATAGTAACAGAAGATACATTAATGCATTGTGTCAGCTCCAATCCTTCAACACAGACACGCTTGGTCCCAGTCCGCCCAGTCCAGACAAAGGACGGTCCACAACAGAGTGTTTCTCAGCTGACTGCATGACTCTGACACGTGTATTATAGTGAAATAAAAGTACGTATGTGACACTGTACCTTTGATGTAGCGACTCTGGCATCACTGTCCTGGTTACTGAGGAGGGAGAAATGGATAAATGGACAGATTTTATTTCCTGACTGAGCCTGCATGAAGCCATGTGGCCAGAActaaagtaaagtaaaatatGGATAGAAACTATTCACCACCTTTTGGAGGTTTTACAcgtttgctgctttttttttttttttacaagaattAGCAAACAATTGTTAGTATGAATGTTGGTATCAATTTTGCAAATTCCCAGGAACAGAACTAAATGATATTGTCCAGGAGTTCATgcataaaagcaaaaacaggGATAAACATCCCGGGATGGTGATTAGACCGCTTCCAAATGCATCATAAAAGAGGGGAGGCGGTTTTACGCTGGCATGGGATTGCTGATCCATTTGCAGTCCTCTGCCCTCAGGAATCAGGCACAATGCAAAATCAAAGATTACTGGTCATTAATGATGCTGTTGTCTTTGAGTTTACAAGAAGATTCAATTTTCTAACATTTCTTTTCGAAATGTTAATCATTGAAATATTGTTGAAAATTGTCTGAGCTTCAGTGGCATCCCAAATCCACCAGATGTCAGTAAAGTTACAAACGCACAAGATTTCTTCCGTGGGGGGATTTAAGTTCATTTAAAGAGCTTAAGTGTTAGTGTGATACTGTTGTTAGACAGAGAGATTTGACTTACTGGTTTGATTCCCTCACATTGTCCACCTTCTCTGAGACCCTGCAGAGGCAACCAGATGAATtcagtttcttttgttttgttttataataTTTTACTCTACATGGAGTAAAACACATTGTATTGAATAGACAGAAAGAGCCTGGCTATATTATTCTGTATATTATATTTCTGTTACTGGATTACGAAACCTCCTGGACAGTGGACACTTTGTAAGCAGTTATTAGGTAAACGATAAATATCTCTACCTCTAACATTTTTGATTAGTGTAAACAGTTTAATTTTAAGTTTTCAGTGCTGTTAAATCTTTctttgaaacaaaaacaaatacaagAAAGAATCTCAATTTCAGCATTTCATATGTTATTACCTTTCATATGTTGTTATTACCACTACCTTCTATTTAGTATTTATACAGTGAATAACAtcatgaagaaagaaaatatgaaaGAAATATTACACTTGTTGAGCTGGCcactgcagctcttcctctaTCCTGAGGGGTTCGTCTAAACCTGCTGCCCGACCCTGCACAAAAACAGCTAATCAGAGATTTCCCCCAAATACTCCAGCTcaataacagatttttttcttttgtttttccatttgcaTTGTGAGTGGAAATGCGCTTTACACACCACACCATGTAAAAAATAATCTTCTTAACGGGCCATATTTGTACAGGCTCACTGACATATTGGAGAGAAATGTAGGATCGTTTATCCAGTTTCTAACAACCTGATAACTCAGAAAGACCGTACTATACTATTTCCATCATGTTCTTCCTGCTGAATCGCCATTGTGATCCTATATATCACAGTAAGGATTCACAGTGACTCAGACTAGAGTGAATCATTGACTTTGACTTTGTTTGGCTGCTACCACATTAGTTTATAGTAGTTCCATGTCTGGaggtgaaacacacagaaatgatggTTTTGGTCCATCACAAAATGACTTCCATTATTCTGTAGGAactaattaaataaattacaaCGACCTGAAGTGTTTCCACTTGACAAGTGAGATAatgggaacaggagcagccccAGAGCATTAAGACTTACCTTGATGTAGCTGACAAAGCCAGAATGCAGAGACTCAGGTCCCTGGTCCCTCAGGGCCTCTGTAGGATCCTCCTCTATCAGAGGAACTGGGTTCATGTCTGTTGGAGTCAAGGAACCAGTCAAAGGGAACAGATGTTGTAATAATTCTAAGTTTAATAATAGGCTCTTGAAATGTAGCAAATGAAAAAGTACAGAGCCTCTCTAATACCAGAGCTGTGTTCTGTTGCCCTTGGCGGCCGTTATGTTGACATGTAGCATCCAATTAGCATTGCTGCAGGCCATGTACCCCattgaaaaacaacatttcctGACTGCCATGGCCTCCTTCAGCAGGATAATGCGTGGTGGCACTTAACTAAAATGGTTCAGGAATGGTTTGAGGATCACAACAAAGAGTTTGAAGTGCTGTCTCAGGCTTCGAAATTCCCATATCTCAATCCATTTAAGCATCAGTTGGATGCTAATCCATGGAGGTCATGCAAATTAGTCAAGCCAATAATCTTTCAAAAATCGTTTTACAAAACCTAATGCTTTTTCTTATATccatgggaaaaaaataaatgaaaccaggcCTGCCCAATATAAGCCTGGAATATGaaagtaaataataaataaagagagagCAGTGTGAGACAGGTGGGCAGCAGGTACCTGCTTTTCTGATTCCATCCTCCTCAGTGGCATGAGTCCTTGGCATGCTGGGACTGTCTTCATCTGATGGctgcaaataaaaaataataataacaagaaTAATAGTCAAGTGTAAGCGAGGAAATGTGGCATTGGCCATCGGTACCTCAGTAGCGGAGAGTCTCTTATCTCCATTGTCACTGCTCACACCCGAATCACTGTCCTGCTTCCTCTGTTTATCCACACTGGATCAAAAAAGGtgagagacagggggaggggCTCAAATCTGACTGTACCAGCTACTCTGTTGATATTAAGAACATGATAAAACACTAGTTTAGCACTTTTACAGATGGGAGACGGTGAGTGTGTGCTCAGAAAGAGACCTGCCAGTGGTGGGTTGAGACAGACACTTCATCACAGGCAGGTAGAGAGGCACAGGCAGCTTCTCCGACCGACACGCCTCCATGGTCAGATACTTGAATATGTGAACTTTGCCCTTGATGCATATCtaaacaagaaagaaaagaacaacagtaaacacacacacacagacagaaaattgGATAAATGCAGAAATACCTGCGCAGGTGGACTTTGTAATGGATTGTTGTCTAACTGGAGGGACTGGAGATGTTTCATCTTCCTGTAACACGCTGGGATGGTTGAAACCTTGTTGCAGGAGAAGTCAAGCGTCACCAGCGGAAGCTCAGCCAAGTCTGGAAAAAGAATGCGAGCTGATTTCTCTTGTGGATTTCTCTCAGAGCACTTCTGTCCTACATGTGCTCCTACGGCCCGTTTGGGTTTAAGAGccatcatcctctctgtcctcctgcactGGTTAAAACTGGTTCCGTTTTAGATAGCGAGCTGGTTTTAGGTCGAATGTCTGTGGTCTTTGTTGAACAAACAGCTccattgtttttaatgtgctgagTCGTTATGATCGCCTCTCACAGGCAGTGGAAGAGACAGTTTAGCTGCCTTAATGCTGGAGTTTGTGTCACTTGTATTCACGAATCACgtcacacacagaggaggagcgtGTTTTTGACTATGTTTTCAAGAAGCCGTTTGTTATTAGGAATCTTTACACAGTTCTCTCAATGCCACAATGCTATTCTCTCCACATTTCCTGTAAATCAATCCAGCTGAACGTCTCACAGTAAGGAACGTAGCACTCAGCTGATCCTGCACATTCTGTGCATGAGGGATCCTCCCACGGCAACACGTTGGTGTTGCTTTGGCACAGGGCCACAGCACATGCTGCCATGCACTGTGCTCACACCACCAGTGCCGACACTGAACAAGACGAGCCATTCACGTGAACGAGTCCATCTGTTAGACTGTTCCATCAGCAACATGTTCAATATGTCCAAGAAAGTAAAACTCTCCACTGCTGGACACAGACAGTGTAAAAAATCTCCAGTAAAGTTTCCTCAGTTCCATCAAAACAGACACCCTAACAATGGATTTTGGCATCAAATGTGGTTGTGATCATAATGGATGGTCTCATTTGAGGGCAAGTAAATGCCTAATTTCAGATTTTAAGGTCCTAAAATAACTAGTGCCTTGATATTTTTTAACTTCAGCTCCATTTCTCCACATTCCCAACAccaaaagatggaaaaagaacTAAAATAAATGTACGGGGCGGCCAATATATGGATACACTGTCATAGGGTCAAATATTTTATGCATTCCACAGTACCTTTGCTCCAGTATTTTGTTTTAGCATAAGCACGTCCAGCGTTACATTTAACACTACAAGTGCAGAATTGTTTTTGTAGTTTAAAGGACAACGCGGGTTCATTTGTGATAACAGGCTCACCTTCTGGCAGGACACAGAGGGCGTTCCTCCGTACGTTCAACTCTCGTAAAGCTCTGAGTCTGCCGATCTGACGAGGGAGGGCGCTGATATCATTGCAGCTGACATCCTGCAAAGAGTAACACAACAGAGGGAAGGTTGAAGAAAGACCAACAGGTGTGGACAAAAGACGCAACTGATGCAACAGTAGCAACACCAATGACTTCATACCAGCTCCATCAGGTTACTCAGCTGTCCTATGGTCTCTGGGAGGCTGTCCAGCCTATTGTTGCTGACGTTGAGAACTCTTAGAGGCAAACTGCACAGACAGGGCGGCAGGGAGCAGATCTGGTTACGGCTGCAACAAAAAGAATATTTGGAATGATGTCACAGTTACGGTGCAGCTGTTTTGAACTGTAAATAGTTAATGAGCCTTGGAGTACTTAAAAAGTACAAGAGGATTCAAGAGCAGCAGGGGCGGCCCCCACGCCACGTCAT
Coding sequences:
- the lrch1 gene encoding leucine-rich repeat and calponin homology domain-containing protein 1 isoform X4 — translated: MSSLGPESSRPILCLLCSPRSIPTHVSSSNLPPNRGLERALEEASSSGVLNLSSRKLKEFPQTAANHDLSDTVEADLSKNRLADFAADICHFVALETLNLYHNCIKTIPDSIISLQSLTSLNISRNQICSLPPCLCSLPLRVLNVSNNRLDSLPETIGQLSNLMELDVSCNDISALPRQIGRLRALRELNVRRNALCVLPEDLAELPLVTLDFSCNKVSTIPACYRKMKHLQSLQLDNNPLQSPPAQICIKGKVHIFKYLTMEACRSEKLPVPLYLPVMKCLSQPTTGSVDKQRKQDSDSGVSSDNGDKRLSATEPSDEDSPSMPRTHATEEDGIRKADMNPVPLIEEDPTEALRDQGPESLHSGFVSYIKGRAAGLDEPLRIEEELQWPAQQVVSEKVDNVRESNHNQDSDARVATSKQLDSSPGSGPQSRCSPVFGLKQRSVFLGSHRSVESADPQFTMRRKMEQLREELALMEQLRHSIESRLKLILPEDLGPFLMDGVVLCHLANHLHPCSVAGIHVPSPAAPKLGMAKCRRNVENFLEACRKQGVPEQANQQKCLSTVVPTLSGLAFCCDVLLTMAFTSAASFPHQSLLTVFPLFTLRHHPVSPTAGLHHSSGGRRVLHRQ
- the lrch1 gene encoding leucine-rich repeat and calponin homology domain-containing protein 1 isoform X5 → MSSLGPESSRPILCLLCSPRSIPTHVSSSNLPPNRGLERALEEASSSGVLNLSSRKLKEFPQTAANHDLSDTVEADLSKNRLADFAADICHFVALETLNLYHNCIKTIPDSIISLQSLTSLNISRNQICSLPPCLCSLPLRVLNVSNNRLDSLPETIGQLSNLMELDVSCNDISALPRQIGRLRALRELNVRRNALCVLPEDLAELPLVTLDFSCNKVSTIPACYRKMKHLQSLQLDNNPLQSPPAQICIKGKVHIFKYLTMEACRSEKLPVPLYLPVMKCLSQPTTGSVDKQRKQDSDSGVSSDNGDKRLSATEPSDEDSPSMPRTHATEEDGIRKADMNPVPLIEEDPTEALRDQGPESLHSGFVSYIKGRAAGLDEPLRIEEELQWPAQQVVSEKVDNVRESNHNQDSDARVATSKQLDSSPGSGPQSRCSPVFGLKQRSVFLGSHRSVESADPQFTMRRKMEQLREELALMEQLRHSIESRLKLILPEDLGPFLMDGVVLCHLANHLHPCSVAGIHVPSPAAPKLGMAKCRRNVENFLEACRKQGVPENKLCLPHHILEGKVLTKVSITVQALMDKASRRERHADGMPHDAATHPTYFMFQLLHQYSSC
- the lrch1 gene encoding leucine-rich repeat and calponin homology domain-containing protein 1 isoform X6, with amino-acid sequence MSSLGPESSRPILCLLCSPRSIPTHVSSSNLPPNRGLERALEEASSSGVLNLSSRKLKEFPQTAANHDLSDTVEADLSKNRLADFAADICHFVALETLNLYHNCIKTIPDSIISLQSLTSLNISRNQICSLPPCLCSLPLRVLNVSNNRLDSLPETIGQLSNLMELDVSCNDISALPRQIGRLRALRELNVRRNALCVLPEDLAELPLVTLDFSCNKVSTIPACYRKMKHLQSLQLDNNPLQSPPAQICIKGKVHIFKYLTMEACRSEKLPVPLYLPVMKCLSQPTTGSVDKQRKQDSDSGVSSDNGDKRLSATEPSDEDSPSMPRTHATEEDGIRKADMNPVPLIEEDPTEALRDQGPESLHSGFVSYIKGRAAGLDEPLRIEEELQWPAQQVVSEKVDNVRESNHNQDSDARVATSKQLDSSPGSGPQSRCSPVFGLKQRSVFLGSHRSVESADPQFTMRRKMEQLREELALMEQLRHSIESRLKLILPEDLGPFLMDGVVLCHLANHLHPCSVAGIHVPSPAAPKLGMAKCRRNVENFLEACRKQGVPESSLCSPYDIIQCRLQPVCTTVQVGAGCSIDSDRCHSNSISCVAGLGSC
- the lrch1 gene encoding leucine-rich repeat and calponin homology domain-containing protein 1 isoform X3 produces the protein MSSLGPESSRPILCLLCSPRSIPTHVSSSNLPPNRGLERALEEASSSGVLNLSSRKLKEFPQTAANHDLSDTVEADLSKNRLADFAADICHFVALETLNLYHNCIKTIPDSIISLQSLTSLNISLPLRVLNVSNNRLDSLPETIGQLSNLMELDVSCNDISALPRQIGRLRALRELNVRRNALCVLPEDLAELPLVTLDFSCNKVSTIPACYRKMKHLQSLQLDNNPLQSPPAQICIKGKVHIFKYLTMEACRSEKLPVPLYLPVMKCLSQPTTGSVDKQRKQDSDSGVSSDNGDKRLSATEPSDEDSPSMPRTHATEEDGIRKADMNPVPLIEEDPTEALRDQGPESLHSGFVSYIKGRAAGLDEPLRIEEELQWPAQQVVSEKVDNVRESNHNQDSDARVATSKQLDSSPGSGPQSRCSPVFGLKQRSVFLGSHRSVESADPQFTMRRKMEQLREELALMEQLRHSIESRLKLILPEDLGPFLMDGVVLCHLANHLHPCSVAGIHVPSPAAPKLGMAKCRRNVENFLEACRKQGVPESSLCSPYDIIQCRLQPVCTTVQVLVSLETTPLDRKRKEAFNPSSCRWAPGAPSTVTVATQTPFPVWQVWDLVSSSLLHILCLVLLFLAYSWIELT
- the lrch1 gene encoding leucine-rich repeat and calponin homology domain-containing protein 1 isoform X1 is translated as MSSLGPESSRPILCLLCSPRSIPTHVSSSNLPPNRGLERALEEASSSGVLNLSSRKLKEFPQTAANHDLSDTVEADLSKNRLADFAADICHFVALETLNLYHNCIKTIPDSIISLQSLTSLNISRNQICSLPPCLCSLPLRVLNVSNNRLDSLPETIGQLSNLMELDVSCNDISALPRQIGRLRALRELNVRRNALCVLPEDLAELPLVTLDFSCNKVSTIPACYRKMKHLQSLQLDNNPLQSPPAQICIKGKVHIFKYLTMEACRSEKLPVPLYLPVMKCLSQPTTGSVDKQRKQDSDSGVSSDNGDKRLSATEPSDEDSPSMPRTHATEEDGIRKADMNPVPLIEEDPTEALRDQGPESLHSGFVSYIKGRAAGLDEPLRIEEELQWPAQQVVSEKVDNVRESNHNQDSDARVATSKQLDSSPGSGPQSRCSPVFGLKQRSVFLGSHRSVESADPQFTMRRKMEQLREELALMEQLRHSIESRLKLILPEDLGPFLMDGVVLCHLANHLHPCSVAGIHVPSPAAPKLGMAKCRRNVENFLEACRKQGVPESSLCSPYDIIQCRLQPVCTTVQVLVSLETTPLDRKRKEAFNPSSCRWAPGAPSTVTVATQTPFPVWQVWDLVSSSLLHILCLVLLFLAYSWIELT